The genomic DNA GGGAAAACAGTGAAACTGGTTACGCACATCACTGTCAAAACCAACAGACTCATTTCCTGTCCGCAATAGTAATCCGCTCCCCGTGTCCTCCTAACATATCAGCCAGGGAATAGCGCGGCTACATTTTCATTCTCACCAGATCACGACGAATGTGGACAGAGCTTTGAAAACCATGCGAGCCCTGTGCATGGGGGTGCGTTCACACAACACTGGGCTCGTGTGCACGCGTGTGTTCCTCAATTGGGGTGCATGCTACTGAAGGATTTTTGCCCTTTGTATATGCACAGGGCCTTTTCTCTAAGGATCTGAGAGTGCTTTATACCACCACCCAGccctttcatccacagatcttaAACCACTTGACacaggaggtcagtatcatcacCCCTGTTTtctagatggggaaaccgagacATACGAAGGCAGATTGACTTGCCTGTGGTgacccagcaggctagtggcaaagcaaggaacagaacccagccccctccctgagTCCCAATCCACACTGCTTGATTCGAGGCCCGGCTCTCTAAGGAAGTAGCTCAGTTATATTAGCTCCaaatttacagatgggtaaactaagCCACAAACATCAAGTAATTTGCGCACGGTTTAAAGGGAGGTGAAATTTGGAGGTGGGGTGAGGCACGGAGCAGGGTTTAAATTTATGtccattacttttttttaacgaCTCCCTGTGACACACAAAGGCCTACACGCTACCGCCAGAGGATAAAATGCACCGACTGGGAGATACTGAGATATTCTGATGACGGGGGCCAGAGACACACCTAGACAGAGAAACCCAGGCTGCTACTGGCCACCAATGCTCACAAAATCCTTTGCACCCAGCATCGTATCGAAGTACCAAGAGGCCCAAATCCTCTTTGTGGAGTTTCTACTGAACTAACTTCTTGTCTTAAACGGTCACATTAGCCCAGTGGCCATGCCCCACCTCAAAGGCGGCAGCCAGGAGTGATGGGGTATATTCAGGCTAATTTGCAGACAACCTCCCATTTGTTTCTCTGGGTGGGAACTTTGCACCGACGCTCATTGCGCCTGCAGGTCTCTGGTAGTCTCTGGGAGCACCTCTCTTACTCCTCTTGGAGAGCTGCTTAAATGCAAGATGCCCATCTAAATGCTTCCCTAAACCGGACACATCCATGTGCTCTCATCTGCACCCACAAACACCGGAGGCTGCATCCAGCCCAGCAGGGTCTGTCCCCCTCGAGGCTGCACCGGAATTCCGAGGACATAAAGAACATAggagctgccatactgggtcagaccaatggtccatttagcccagtatccgaCAGCAGCCAATACCAGAGCGTCAGAGGAGTATGTCCAGAACAGGGCAGCTGGAGTGATCCACCCCAGTCTTCCCCTCCTGGccgtcagaggtttagggttgacCCAAGCACGGCATTGTAtcccttagctaacagccattgatggacctaacctccacgAACTTAACTGGGttcgaaaaagaactagatatttGGCCAgaacaacatcccctggcagtgagttccacaggttgattgtgtgttgtgtgaagaaatacttccgcttgtattaaacctgctgcctactaattccATCAGGTGACTCCTGGGTTGTGTGCGTTATGTGAAGAGGTGAACAACACTTCTCCAAATCaccttctctataccagtcatgattttatagacctctctcataccCCCTTTCTAAGCTGACCAGCCCTAATCCATTTCTGCttctcttgtcctgccctccaACCCTTCCCCTTACCAGGCAGTCCAGCTGCGCCACGGGCGTCTTGGTCCCAGGCTGCCCCACGTCCCACACCTTCACGCAGCCCTTGCCCCCCGTGTAGACGTGCCGGGTGGAGTTGCTGATGGTGACGGCACAGACCACCTCGCCGTGGGTCAGGGTGTGGAGCTGGCGGGCGTGCCGGGGGATGCCGGTGCCGATAAGGGCGTCGGGAGGGAAGGGGACCGGCTGCATCTGCCCATCGGCGCTCACGTGGAAGGAGTAGgcgctggagggggagggaggcatcAGCAAGACCCAGTCCCCTGAGCAAACTGGGTCCGGTTCTCCCTCCACTCCCGGAAGGCACATCACATTAATCAAAGCCCAGCATCAAACCCAACACCTCCTCGAAgccaggggtgatttaaagggaaGGAGgtagctcagcagcagcagctggatctGCTTTGCCATCCAATGCCCCAGACTCACACCTGGCCAGGGCTACGCCCAACATGGAAAGGGGGCACACAAGGGGAATCCCCGCCGCCCcggcacagcccccccaccccatcagctcagctcgcagccccctgccagaggGGTCTCCCCTGCCCTGGTGTGCGCAGCACTTACGGTTTGCCCGAGGTCCCCGCCTGCATGCCGGCCGCCAGCCCCGGGACACGCATGTGGCAGTGGGGGTCGTAGCCAATCTAGCCAAGCAGAGAAGAGAATTCCCTTCAGTCACCTGCAGGAGGAGGCCGGCCGGCCgcctccccgccaccccaccaGTGCACTCACCAGAGGCGAGCGGCCGTAGCCGGTGGCTCCCACGGCCGCTGCTGCCCCGTTGAGCTGAGAGGACACCAGGTGCAGCCCCGCGTAGGCGCCAGCCCCGGCCATGTCGCCGTTGACGGAGGGGTGCGCCATGCCGAAGGTGGCCGGGTAGGAGCTCTGCATGGCCAGCGGGTTCCTCAGGCCCagagctgggaaaggagaaagtcaCAGAGATAGAGGAGCAGCAGTGGCCAGGaccgggggcgggagggaagagctTAGGGCCAACCCAAGATATGGTGTGAACAGGTCCAACCTCACTGCTGTCCCTGGGAGCAGCATCCGCTGGCCAACGTGCTCGAGGAGCACGGACGGGGAGCTGCCTTGCTGACCGTCGGGCAGCTGGCTCTGCCTTcggctgccccccgccccattcaGCCCTGGCGCTCAGCGAGGCTCCAGCCCCGGCTCTAGGGCTGCCCCCTGGCTTTGGGAGCTGATGGCTGGGTACCTGGAGCCAAGTTCTCATTCTCCCAGGACGAGGCCTCTTAGAGCCACCGGACTTGATATCACAGAGGTGGAGGAGGCGGCTGCTGGGGCATCCTTTCCCCATCACACCACTCCAGCCTGGCTGGGGTGCCCTGTCCCAGCAGCCTGGCCAGGCTCCAGGTTAGCCAGGTATGGCCCATGGTGCCACCTCTTGAAACATGGGAAGCACCCGACTGGGGTCCAGTCCCCCGCACAGGGCAGCGCCAGAGCCAGCGGCCCGGGCAGCCAAAGCCCAGTCTCCGGGGTCACCACAACAGGCTGTTCTGCATCCAAGTGCGGAGCGACTGCGTCTCGCTGCCCCCCAGCAAGCACCACCTCAGGGGTCTCCCCAGCCTCCCACTACCTGACAAATCCGCCGAGGGCTTCGCTGCCCCCGGGCGGAACTGCTGGGCGGTGCTGCTGGACCCTGGCACCGTGGCGTCCCCTGGGGAAGTCGGGGTGCTGGACTTCAAACCGGGAGCTGCGGCTTTCTCCGCCTGCAAAGCGGAGAGTCCGACTCAAACCTCGCCGCAGCAGCGGCCTGGAAATGCCCTGCCCACCCCCGGGCGCCgcctccagccagggcttttcGGGGCaccaaaccccaccccagagcttgcactctGCTCTGGCAACCCCCTCCCAGCCACCGCGCTGCAGCCCCTCTAGCCCCGAACGGGCAGCCACCCAAGCCTCTGATTTACTGACCGGTTGGGAGCAGACAGCCCAGCCCGGTTTCCCCCCCAGGAGGAGTCGTGCTGGGGCCGAGGCCAGGCCCCAGACAAACATCGCTGTGAAATCGGGGTGCTCCCGTGGGCACGAGAAGGGGGAAACGGAGGACTCTGGAGGGTGACTGCCCTGGCGCTTGTCTAGACTGAAGCCTGGCGTTGGTTTAACTCAGTGTAGTGGCAAGGATACAGCCACACTGCCCTGGCACACAGCACCCCAGCAAGCCAAGCCCGTGCTGTGCAGCAGGCCAGCTACGTCCATGCCCCCGATGCACAGGGGTCAGCACAGGAGCCTGGCGCAGAGTGGAGAAGGACCCTGCGACAGGCCATCAAACTCACCCCACCCAGGGCAGAGGCCGGCTGCAGGAGAAGCCCAGGAAACACGGTCCTACTCTCCCCCCCTGGAGCAGGCAGCCTGGATCTGCCCTTGCAATGGCCTCTGTGGCTGGTGGGGCGGACTCCTCTCCAGCAGAGCCCCCCAGCTCTGGCGGGCTGCCCCCAGGGGCAGAACAGCTCCACTCACACCAGGAAGGGCACGAACCACTCCACTAGCACTAGGCAGAGCGACCCGGCTTGTTCTGCCGAGGATGCAGGATGCAGGCAACTCCTCCGGGCCAGCAGGAGCAAACGCTGGGCTTGGCCACCAGTGCAGAGGCCACGTGGGGCTGGTTTTACATGGTCGCTTCCTGACCATAAGGCCCTGCCCTCTCCCGCCGCACCCAGAGAGAACAAGCAGCCAGTTTCATAGCCCTGAAGTCTGGGCAAAGCCGGACCAGCGTGACAAGGGGACTGTGCTTCCTCCCCGCGCCCTACTGCTCCCTGGATAGCAGGAAACAAACCAACCCCATCACCTCCACATACCGTAGGCTGGTCCTTGCTCCGGGATGGGGAGGTGCTGCTGGACGAGGCCATGGAGGTGGGACTGAGTGGCACGGCCTCCTTCCGCTGCAACGGGACTTTGTCCACCCCATTCTCGCGGGAGGAGTACGAGTGGACGCTGTGCGGTGAGGAGGGGTCctgtggggtgcggggggagaagagaaagagagagagagagatcgacCGGCCTCAGGTCGGGGGGCTCCGGCTGCTGACAGGTACAGGAGCCAGGCATCTCCCGCAACACCAGCAGGGAACTCCATACGACAGCCAGAGGCAGGGTGAGCTagcggttagagcaggggtgggtagACTGGGCCTCTCatctcctgggttctgctcccagctctgggaaggagtggAGCCTCGCAGGTTAGCGCAGAGGGGAGAACTAGTCCAGATTCCTGCGTGCTCTTCCCACCACTCCGGGTCTAGTGATtcgagcaggactcctgggttccacctCCAACCTCTGCTAAACCCTAGTAGTGCAACCCTAACCTCTGAGGGCCAGTTTTGTCCTTGGTAACAGGGCCAGGCCCTCCCACAAGGAAAGGAGGTTCACGGTGCGTCTAAAGCCCACCAGACTGCACTGCAGCCCATCTAACCGCCAACCAGCCGAGCCAGGGCACGCTCCCCAGCACTGACCTCATCCACCACCAGGTTGTCCTCGCTCTTGTCCGCATCGCTGCCCTGAAACGCAGAGAGAGGAGCGTTCACACCCAGCAGCCGGCGCGGCCCCAAGCACAGAGCTCTGCCCAGCTGGAGACGGCAACCAGGTTTTATCCCAATGGGTCACGGCACCACTTAGGCAGCTTCCCATGGAGGACTGCTTACGGCTGGGCACATGCCAACCCAGCCTAGACAAGGAGCTAGTAGAGGGGAGAGGCCTCCCCCTCTCCTGTCCCGGGGACATGCCCCCACCACCAGCAGCTACAAAGAACCACTCACGTAGTCCGTGACAAAGTCCTTCTCCTCGGCCTTCCTCTTCTTGCTGTTGCTCAGGTACTCTGAGATGGCTCGCACCCGCTCCCCGGTGGGCAGCACCAGGGAGCTCTAGGGAACGAGAGGAGAAGCAGATGCCTTACGAAGCTGAGACAGCAGGCCCGGGCTTAACCCCCCCCACCTCTTTTAAAGAGGGATTGCTGGCCCCAAAGAGGCCTCTGCCCTCCCCACCAGAGCAGGATGGACACGGATAACGGCAgagccccccaccctccaccccacgaTGTTCCCACAAGGCCACTGCCTTAGGACAGCTGGATTCTGCTCTGCCCACGGGACACCTAAGCCACTTAACCCTCCCCTGGCTGCATCTCTCGAGCAGTGCGGGACGAACGGAGGCTCCATTCACCCCTCTGACAAGCCCGCAGGGCAGCAACGCGACCGGCTGATGGGGGCAGAGCGTAAAGCCGGAAGTGGGATCCAGCCAGGAGGTGAGCTCCTGGCTCCAGGGCGTGCGCCTGCCTCTGGACCCAGTTGCCACGCAGCCAGACGGGCGGTCGACGGGCCTTCCCTGGCTGGGACGTGGCTCCTCCAGAACCAGCTTAGGTCCCGGCAgaaagcgggggtgggggcaggggaaagaggagtGAGCTGAGCTCCATggcacccagggctctgctgaCAGCTTGCGGTCacagccctgcccacccccccacagccTGGTTCCCACTAGCCCGGAGGTttgtgcagggcagcagagtagGCTGGCCATGGGGCCGCGTGCACATCAAGAGTTGCAATCTGGGAGatacctcccacccccagacgtGGGCACTCCCAAGCCTACTGAACCAACTGCCTTCTTCTTTCCCCTACTGGCAGGTCTCCgggaaccccccctccccccgacaggTGGGGACAGGCTGCACTGCAGGAATGGCTCGAGTTCACCAGCTAGAATCACAgctctgccctcacccccaggTCACGGTGACCCAGGCTTTGGCTCGCTCGGACTCCTGCACTTGGCCAGCCAGCTCCTCCTGCCACCCCAGCTCCATCCTGGGCCTACAAGGCGCCTAGCGGGTGCAGATACAGGAGTGGAAATCTGGGCTGCAAGGGATCCCAAGGGGGTTAGTAAGGCACTGGCAAGTCCCTGTCTGGTCTGTGGCAGCCAGGGGGACACCTAGAGATGCCGCTGGCAGAGAAGGGAGACCGCTCCTCCACTCCGATGTTAGCAGGAGCTAGGAGTCCTGGCTACCACCCTTGTGTgacacctctctgcctcagtttccccatccctaAACCAGGTATAAGCATCACCAGCCAAGCACCCACACACCAGGGGCTGCTGCGGATCCAACACAGTCGTGGCACCGGAAGGGCGGTGCCAGACCAATGGGAACTGCACCTGTGGGTCTGAGACAGGGCCCAACTATTTGCACAGTGAGAGAGCTGCAGAAGTGCGTGTGTCGGGGTGAAGCAGGGGTGGCGGGCGAAGGAAGAGGGAGATGAATCCAACCCCCCCCAACGGGGAAAGTCTGGATTGAGGGCCAGGGTGGACACGGAGGGAGGGCTTCCAGGGTCATAAGCTGCAGCCGCGTCAGCCCGAGTGGGAAGACTTTGCCCACCTCTAACCCTAGTCATAAGGGGTGCGGAGCCCTCCCGCCAGAACTGCATTCCAAGGGGTGCGCAGCTTCCAGCCCCCATGGCGAGCTGGAGGCCGGGTTCATGCGaagccccctcttccccccgtaGGGAGGTGCCATGCACTGCCTCCCTCCCCGTGCAACACAGAAATGGGGCAGCGCGCGCCAGGAAAGAGATTCAATCCACCATGACCTTGGCCGCCTGCCAGCTCCTTACCAGCTGCAGCAGCTAGGATGCTGCTGAAGGTTGCAACCCCTCTTCCGCCAGACCcaccgcctcctcccccacaccgaCGAGGGGAGGgaaccttcccccccacacagctAAAAGGAAGCTTTTAAAGAccaccccccgccctgcccccaacccAATCTCCCTGGCCAAAGCCTCTCGCAGCTGGAAGGAAACAATaagcggaggaggaggaggaggagtacttACGGGACCCAGGTCTCGCTCTGTCTCCATGGCAACACGGATCAGCAGCAGGgcaagaaaggaagagagaagagggTGCTGCTTTCATCTCagagcgacccccccccccgcatgcacatgctcccccgcccccccttatTCCTCTCTCCGGGCGCGGCCACCCACCTCTGCAGCTTGTGGACAGGATGGGGCTGGTCCTGGAGCGGGGGTTCAGCTCCCAGGATTTGGAACCCTGGCAGCCGCCCTGGCTGGGTCCCATCCTGCACCACGGCGCCCAGCCCGAGCGTTCCAAGAGTGCattgcacccccccagcccccgctagCGGCTGGGGAGTTCCCCCCACCCTACCAAGTATGTGGCTCCGGGCGgaggagctgggctgctccctgaAATTGGCCCTGGCTGTAAGCGACCCCCTGCTGGCAAGGTCTGGAGGGAAActcaaaccccctccccacccagagggCCCGATCCACCGATACCCCGCCCCGTGCCCGGCTGGGATGAGTGAGGCCGAATCACCACCTGCAGCACTTCGCCCCGTCCAATCGCTAACCTCACTGCAAGAGAGGAGGGCGCCCAGAGAGACTGAGAACGGCCTTCACGCGCCGTCCGAGGCTGGCCGGGACGGGGTGTAACCCCAGGGCTCTGCTTCCCCTTGCCAGCCATACCCCAGGTTCCCTACTCTCTCTGGAGTTCACCCTCTTGACAGCTGGGAAGTCAGGGTCAAGTTTCCCTGCTCTCCTAACGCCCTACACCCCGGCCCACAGCCCTACCTCTGTGCTCACTGTCGTGAAGTCCCCTGTCGTCCTTCGGGAGGAGCTGGGCCTGAGCTCCCAGGGCCCCGGACAGAGCCAGCAGCCCAGAGGCTCCACCGATGCTGGCGGGCTGCATGCCGGAGGAGTGAGAGGTCAGCGGGATGGGAGGGGCGTGGTGGGACAGGTGCTGCGCCTGGAGCTGATGctgcggagagagagagagagcggaaGACCGGGCAGATGAGACGCCAGCGCCTGAGAGGGGGCATCTGcttttccccaccctgccctcaaGAGCCAGGCCAGCCTCGCTGACTCAAGGCTGAGAACCCTTGCAAGCCAGGATCGCCAAAAAGCTGCCGGCAGCGAGATGGACAGAGCCTCACTCCAGCCGTGAAGGAAGCAGAGGTCGCTGCCCGACAGCAGTCAGACGGCAAGCTGGCCGGGGCCCAGAGGAAGCTGGCCTGGCCACTGCAGCCCATGTGGTACCTGCACTATGGACACAGGACGTCAGTCTCCAGAGCTCTCAGTCCAGCCCCTGCCACCGGTGCTACATCCGCTTTAAGAAATAAAGGGAGAGGTCAGAACTACAGCGGCGGGAGGACACGAGTCTGGGCCTTCCCTGAAGAGGGCTCCCAGGTACCATCCCAGACAGGATAACGGCGGCCAAAATAACCCTCTTGCCTCCGCCGCAGCGGTCTTGGCTTCCCCCTGGCCACCTGAGATATCACAAgccaggagccaggctgggctagcAGCGTAATTCACCACACGCAACAATCCTCTGCTTCGGCCGGCCACCACTTTCCCCCTTCCTTCGTGAGTTTTGGATGGCTAACGCTGGGAAGAtggtggcaaaaaaaaaacaacctctcttCCCAATAGGGCCACTTGTCAATTTCActtgcaaaccaaaaaaaaataaaccccaagCCCATCCCTTTCTCCATCTGAGTCCCTAACACCCCTTTAATAAAAGTCAATTACAATCCACTTTGCATTCTGCACACTTTACTTTCCACATTTCTCTCCGTGGGGCCAGAGAGAGCCTGTTTCACTCTTGTTCAGAGTCctgtttcatttgcatttttagGGCTCAAACACTCAGGTGGCAAACTACAGCAGGGAAAAGCCTCTGTTTACAATGCGACAGAAAGCTGGTCAGAGAAGCACCTTGCCTGGCGTTCATTTTTTAATAAGAACCTTGTGggggcatttgatttttttctttttacaatcaaTACAGAGGATGAATCTGGAGTCACAACAGAGCTTGATTGTGACCTTTCAACTAAAAATAGGCATAGAAGGATCCGATGTTTGTTGGTAAATGTCATTTtcaccatatacacacacattgtttCCAGCAACACTAACCGAAACTTACAAACAGGCCAAGTAAGAAAAATACTCCTTGTAAAGTGTTTGATTTAAGAGTTTTTAATTTGTGTATATTGACACTTGAGGTGATGTTggcagtttgtgttttaatggttataaagttttaacttcTTGATTCTCAGCATCGACTGCCAATAAATAATTGGCTGATccacccataatttcccacaatggTGAAAATGGAAACATACGGggaaaatgctttaaaagaaTCGATATTATTCATcaaaattacatataaaaatagtGAATTCGGCCAAGCCTTGCTAAAAGGGGTGATGCCTGTGGGTACATAACCCCCGACATACCAGCCCCCAGAACCCTCAGCACCCACATCTGTTGAGCAACAGCAGCAGGATAGCGTCACACATCAATTGTCCAGCCCTGCCATGATCCAGCTCCATCATTTTTAATTTATGCCTCCTAAGCAGTGCTCCTCTGCCTCACCAAGGTAGGCAAGCGCTAATGCTCTTCAACCCACATTTGGGGGAGCCTCTTCTCTCCTGCACCATTTGTTCTGCTTCTGTCACATCCAGGTCTCTAAGCCTCCAACTCTCAGCTGCGTTCAGCTTTCCCCATCACAGCTTGGACGAGCCGAGCTGCCAATCCTCCCCGCCGCAAGGATCCATAACACTGCCTCGTCTTGGTTTCTTCCAGGCGCTCTGCTCGGCGTCTCATGTCCCCAATCCTTGGCACGCCGTGCCAAATCCAATTACCCTGTTCCATTATCATTTTCACATCCCTCCGTTTAAAGGCTCTCATAATCTGCTCATTAAGTGCGGCTATGGAGCAAGTTGTCACCGCTCCTTTATTGGGCCTCCGCTTCCTTCCCCGTTTTATTTCTGCCAGCATCTCACATGCTTCCCCTCCGCTCTCAGCCCCAGGGTGGGATTACGCTTCCCTTATCCTCCCACCACTCAGTACAAAGTCCCCAAGAGGGCTGGCTGCGCGCCCCCATCCATCCACCTGGCTGGCAACTGGCCTGACACAGAGACAGCCATCCCAGCTCCCCTAATGCACATTCGCCAACTTTCAAGGGCGCTCG from Lepidochelys kempii isolate rLepKem1 chromosome 25, rLepKem1.hap2, whole genome shotgun sequence includes the following:
- the LOC140903064 gene encoding transducin-like enhancer protein 1 isoform X1 → MFPQNRPPVHLQAPAVASTAASTVSTTPQSLKLTYPETLDRIKEEFQFLQNQYHSLKLECEKLATEKTEIQRHYVMYYEMSYGLNIEMHKQTEIAKRLNVICAQLVPFLSQEHQQQVVQAVERAKQVTMAELNTAIGHQLQAQHLSHHAPPIPLTSHSSGMQPASIGGASGLLALSGALGAQAQLLPKDDRGLHDSEHRERDLGPSSLVLPTGERVRAISEYLSNSKKRKAEEKDFVTDYGSDADKSEDNLVVDEDPSSPHSVHSYSSRENGVDKVPLQRKEAVPLSPTSMASSSSTSPSRSKDQPTAEKAAAPGLKSSTPTSPGDATVPGSSSTAQQFRPGAAKPSADLSALGLRNPLAMQSSYPATFGMAHPSVNGDMAGAGAYAGLHLVSSQLNGAAAAVGATGYGRSPLIGYDPHCHMRVPGLAAGMQAGTSGKPAYSFHVSADGQMQPVPFPPDALIGTGIPRHARQLHTLTHGEVVCAVTISNSTRHVYTGGKGCVKVWDVGQPGTKTPVAQLDCLNRDNYIRSCKLLPDGRSLIVGGEASTLSIWDLAAPTPRIKAELTSSAPACYALAISPDAKVCFSCCSDGNIVVWDLQNQTLVRQFQGHTDGASCIDISNDGTKLWTGGLDNTVRCWDLREGRQLQQHDFSSQIFSLGYCPSGEWLAVGMESSNVEILHVAKPDKYQLHLHESCVLSLKFASCGKWFVSTGKDNLLNAWRTPYGASIFQSKESSSVLSCDISTDDQFIVTGSGDKKATVYEVIY
- the LOC140903064 gene encoding transducin-like enhancer protein 1 isoform X2; translated protein: MFPQNRPPVHLQAPAVASTAASTVSTTPQSLKLTYPETLDRIKEEFQFLQNQYHSLKLECEKLATEKTEIQRHYVMYYEMSYGLNIEMHKQTEIAKRLNVICAQLVPFLSQEHQQQVVQAVERAKQHQLQAQHLSHHAPPIPLTSHSSGMQPASIGGASGLLALSGALGAQAQLLPKDDRGLHDSEHRERDLGPSSLVLPTGERVRAISEYLSNSKKRKAEEKDFVTDYGSDADKSEDNLVVDEDPSSPHSVHSYSSRENGVDKVPLQRKEAVPLSPTSMASSSSTSPSRSKDQPTAEKAAAPGLKSSTPTSPGDATVPGSSSTAQQFRPGAAKPSADLSALGLRNPLAMQSSYPATFGMAHPSVNGDMAGAGAYAGLHLVSSQLNGAAAAVGATGYGRSPLIGYDPHCHMRVPGLAAGMQAGTSGKPAYSFHVSADGQMQPVPFPPDALIGTGIPRHARQLHTLTHGEVVCAVTISNSTRHVYTGGKGCVKVWDVGQPGTKTPVAQLDCLNRDNYIRSCKLLPDGRSLIVGGEASTLSIWDLAAPTPRIKAELTSSAPACYALAISPDAKVCFSCCSDGNIVVWDLQNQTLVRQFQGHTDGASCIDISNDGTKLWTGGLDNTVRCWDLREGRQLQQHDFSSQIFSLGYCPSGEWLAVGMESSNVEILHVAKPDKYQLHLHESCVLSLKFASCGKWFVSTGKDNLLNAWRTPYGASIFQSKESSSVLSCDISTDDQFIVTGSGDKKATVYEVIY